Below is a genomic region from Ostrea edulis chromosome 10, xbOstEdul1.1, whole genome shotgun sequence.
atgatttttgacttcattgtgaaatatttcaatatgcAAAATCCTCTAAGTTTTCTAAGGACTGTTCCAGTAAAACGTACATGGaatggggaaggggggggggggcacttgaAAAATAGGGTgaccacccatagaagtgatTTTGGTACACTCCTATCCACCCAAAGAGGCAAATAATGAAGCTTTATAAGCACCAATTGAAGCAATATGATTTATTCAAATAGTAGAATTTAAAATACTCCCAAATCTATATTTTTTTCCCTATTATACagcacaaaatatttttttcatcttgATATTAACTTTATTTCAGTATTCAATACATGCAATTCCATTTCAAGCATAATTTACAGAACACCCGGATTGCCTCTGTCAGTTGTGTGTTCTTCTGATAACTTTCTCACCGGTTATATGGTTTGGTAAAATAACAACCCATAGAAGCAATTTTCATGCAAAtccacccaccatagaatcaacAACCTaccagtgtgaaccacccagagattttttaaaaacagcttTCCCTGGATATGGGTATCCCATacgttttaatggaacagccatTAGTGACACCTGCCTCATCACTGAATACAATGGCTCCCAATGCTCTTCTGTGAACCTCCCCACGATCGTCCAAAATACCTGTACCGAAGGAACTGACTACTTTGTCGTAGCCTGGGGTACCTTTCACGTACGCCTTATGACCTGCAAACAAAACAAGGAAATAACCTTCAGAACTGAGTACTTTGAGTTTTACTGTCTGAACTATTTTGCCTTTAGGCCTGAATCACTGACCCAGGAAagatgaatttcaaaatttcaaaaaaatttgtAGAGACTTTCTTATTCATTCTAACTAATCCTTCTGTTTCAATTTGTCTGCCAGATAATCAAGCACAAAAGAGAAGATTATCCATCACAGATTTAATCATTACATTTAGCCCCACCCTGTGGGCATATACTCCAGACCTTGGACCTAGACATTTCAAAATACTGCTAGAGAATctcctagctgcaataatgtattCCTCCCCAACTTTTAACATTCTAGCACTTCCCCTAACATCGCTAGCCATTTacagtgaagtgctggggatgaacaaaTTTGGTTTGTTGTAAaagtaatttgttatatccaatgagTTTATGATATCTTTTAGATctgcagtgaataaaattcattttgctGTAAGTATGAATTCGTTATACATGtcttcactataactgtgttttactataagcataaatttgttataagtgtgttcacagTAACTGTGTTTAGCTGTAAGCataaatttgttataagtgtgttcactgtaactgtgtttagCTGTAAGcataaattcgttataagtgtgttcactgtaactgtgtttagCTGTAAGCataaatttgttataagtgtgttcactgtaactgtgtttagCTGTAAGcataaattcgttataagtgtgttcactgtaactgtgttttactgtaagtgtaaattcgttatgtgttcactgtaactgtgttttactgtaagtgtaaattcgttatgtgttcactgtaactgtgtttagCTGTAAGcataaattcgttataagtgtgttcactgtaacggtgttttactgtaagtgtgaattcgttataagtgtgttcactgtaacggTGTTTAGCTGTAAGcataaattcgttataagtgtgttcgctgtaactgtgttttactgtaagtgtaaattcattataagtgtgttcgctgtaactgtgtttcactgtaaatgggaattcattataagtgtgttcgctgtaacagtgatttactgtacatgtgtaataaCCTAGTTTATCACAGTCTACAGTTGCAGCTCCGAGCTTCTCCAGTCGTTTACAAATAGCGGACTTCCCGCTGGCAATGCCACCAGTCACTCCAAGTACATACGGAGATGATGGAATGTTCTGGTTAACCTAAAATGATTGCACTTTACAATGTGAGGATAATATGATTATCAAAACAAGATTAacacatacagtgaaatttgtCTAATCTGACATTCACTGGGAGACAtcaagtacagtgaaacctgtctaatctgacatgcacCAGGCAGCAAAATTTTTTGTCAGAATACAGTGTATCAgattaaacaatgtaaaaaaaaaaacaatcaaaatatgaaattgagaatgaaaataagtaCCGGAATACCCAGTGAAATGGATtgcacaggtgtcagattaggcagttttcactgtagtttaatataattaaatcacaataaataaaaacatgagTACAGCAAAGCGGAATTTATCTCTTTCCAAAAGAACAACATTCAAAGAGTAACCCTTCTTTAACTATTCAATATTATATTTTGGGACAATATTCGATGACTACGACCCTTGACCTAGTGTAGTGGATATCAAGAGGCAATTTTCCTTCCCATCTACGATTGTCTGTAGCAAGTTAGAGGCTGAAAGATCAAATGGAATTCCCTCTATTGTGTCCAGAACATTGTTACAGTCAAATTCAGACGATAAGATATTGACCATAAGAGTCATTTCCTATTTCTCATCTCTGTAGAAAGTGTGAGACTGAAAGATTGAATGATACCACTTATGTGGTGCTTGTCTTCTCCATGAATCATGCAACAAGTCTCACAAGGAAAGAAAAATGTCTTCTCTGTGAATCATGCAACAAGTCTCACGAAGAAAATAGAATCCATAGTAAACAAGCGACCgcatcactcacctgagccaaCTCGACCCTGCAGTTATTCAGCTGCACTATGTaaaatcattgattgattgtatcttgttttacATCCCTCTCCAGAATAtcttactcatatggagacatcactaAGACCAATgaaggcttcaaatttaggcttatgctcagCATTTACGGAaattgagcagtgaaggttctttagcgtaccacacctattaacggggcatccgtttttaaggtcatctccgaggacccatgatattcacacttgatgccatcatcgtttggcgatggaactgtcactacctgttttaatgactcaCTAGGTCTGTTGcagctgggattcgaaccccaccTTCCGCATAaggggcgaacactctacctTTAGACCAAGGTTACAGTACGTAAAATTAACAGTAGACTGATAGATAAAATCCATAGATAATTTGTCTACAATCGATTTATCTATCGAGTGAATCAATGCAGTCTTCAAAATAATGACACACTTTTTGACAATAAGACTATTACACAGTTTTCCAAGATAAGACAATTACACACTTTCTGACAATctgtatttattcattatttgcCTCCCCTTACTTATATGAATTAGGCTTTAGAAAATATCAACAATGCATAAACAGTGTTGTAAATGATGATCTGTACatgaagaaatgaaatacatCAAGCGTATTTGTAACTCGATCTGCTGTTCATCTAGAATACATTCGTCAGGTATATAGAAATTGAAATATGGTAGACCAATTGTCTGTAGTACAAAAAAATAAGTCATCGCAAGCTGCAATTGTTGCAGttttgaaaaagattttttgcaatctttattaCCATGAAAAAATTCGACCCCATATTCTGGCTCCAACCTAGCCtcaaagaaaaatgaaaatcacttcactgtaaacatgaattcattaaGTACATTAGCTGTTCACTGTATCATTTAATTTGCTATCACCAATTTAATAAAATACCTTAACTGGATTAATTACTGTCCCTAGTAACCGTTTCCGTAGTGATGATGAGCTGACTTTGGCCTCCTCATATTGACCATGACAAAGGTCCTGAACTAGATCAATAGTATGCACATCCAACTCTTTATAACTCTGAAATGAGAATTTAACAGAGATTTTAAAATCAGCCAGTCCCATTGGAAAAAtcgttgaatatttttaaagtccattgattttttgtatgtaatcGGTCCAAAGGACCGgtaaaatgtaaacgataaaacgATAAATGTAGTTGTAAAATTGACTAAACATCTGTGTTTAAAAGAATAAATTCAAGCGCTTTTATGATTTGGGATTGAGTACCaaacatttgaattttaaaataaaatgaaaatgaatagaCACTGCAAATGCGatataaaggattttttttCGTATTTTTCGAAACTTTTTTGTATTATAGGCAAATATGGAAGCTGCTAATAATACgtttgttatgtgaattcaacttCGTCATGCTGACAATGAGATTTATTGGAAAACTGCATGCAGACTATTCCTGCTTGGGGTGCCATTGCTGTTCACACAAATTCGCGTACCTTCACAGCCATTGCAAGAAGAACTTGACTTATTCAGTAAGGCATTTGAAGTCACATGGATGGTATTCGACCATTGGAATCTACTCTTATCCTAGTCATGAGGCCGTGAATAGTTTGGCTTTACATTAGGGACTCAGAGTCAATGCCAAGAAAACCAAGATCATGATCTGTGGCACAGGCTTGGATCTTCTGCAGAGCTCGGGCAAATTCCCATGTGCCGTGTGTCGTACCGGTGTAGGCAGCAACAGTATACACTGCAAGGGATGTAAGCACTGGGTACATAAGAAGTGCAGCGGCCTTAAGCACTTGAAAGAGGATCCCAATTACCGCTGCCCTAGATGCCTAGGAACTGCTCGACCAATAGATGGGAGGCCACAGAAGGAAGTTCAAGTTGGAACAGACAAGCTAGAGGTAGTAGCTTCCTTCTGCTACTTAGGTGACATGCTGCCTGCGGCTGGAGGATGTGTGCTCTCAACAATCACTCGTGTGAAGACGGCCTGGAATAAATTCAGGGAACTACTGCCTGTCCTCTCTTCCCGTCATCTTTCCTACAAGACCCGTGGCAGGTTGTACAGTACATATGTGCGTAGCGCGATGCTGTATGCAAGTGAGACGTGGCCCTTGCCAAAACCAGACCTCCTTTGCCTACGACGAAATGACAGAGCCATGGTCAAACAGATTTGCAGGGTAAAGCCAGAAGACATGGCTAGTGTCAGATCAAGCGAGCTACTGGCACGACTTGGGATCGATGACCTCGACGCTATCCTGCAGGAGAAGAGGCTACGCAGGTTTGGGCACGTTGCTAGATCCAGTGGCGCAATCAATAATGCCttcaatataaacaagaggcccatgggccacatcgctcacctgagtcactttggcccatatctgaagactttccatatatatttgcatgtaaaaccttagtccctattatggcccaaactaccctttgcaaacttgaatctacactatgtcagaaagctttcatgtaaatgtcaacttctttggcccaatggttcttgagaagaagatttttaaagctttttcctatatttgtatgtaaaactttgaccccccccccccccccacttgtggccccatcctaccccccgggggccatgatttgaacaaacttgaatctgcactatgtcagaaagttttcttgtaaatatcagcttttctgactcagtggttattgagaaaaagattttaactatatatttgtatgtaaaactttgatccccccccttgtggccccatcctacccccgggggccatgatttgaacaaacttgaatctgcactatgtcagaaagttttcatgtaaaaatcagcttttctggctcagtagttcttgagaagatttttcctatatatttgtatgtaaaactttgatcccccccttgtggccccatccaaccccaggggcccatgatttgaacaaacttgaatctgcattatgtcaggaagctttcatgtaaatctcagcttttctggctgagtggttcttgagaagaagatttttaaagtttttccctatatatttgtatgtaaaactttgatccccccttgtggccccatcctaccaccgggggccatgatttgaacaaacttgaatctgcaatatgtcaggaagctttcaggtaaatttcagctcttctggcccagtggttcttgagaagatttttaaatgaccccaccctatttttgcatttttgtgattatctcccctttgaaagggacatttgaacaaacttgaaagcccttcacccaaggatgcttttggatTTGgagatgcttttggccatgtttggttgaaattggcacagtggttctggagaagaagtcaaaaatgtgaaaagtttaacagacagacgatAGACAGAGtcagatggacagacggacagacagacagacgacggacaaaaagtgatcagaaaagctcacttgaaccttcggttcaggtgagctaaaaagaggGAGGACAACAACCAGGAAGACAGAGTTAGAAAAAGACCAGCGTGAGTAGAAACTTCGTGATGTTAACCCATTGGACAGAGATGCCTGGAAGTCAAATGTTAGgtctgccatgcgtgcagcaAGCCAGTTACCTGGAAGGGAGCTCACTGTTGTGGAAGATGCACCTAATCCTGCACGTTAATCAAAATgccgatgatgatgatgatgatgatgatgatgatgattaaatattaatttgtcttaaagtttggtttttttggggggtgttTTTTTGCATTCAAGTAACTAAGATAATGACCGGTAATATTTGTTCAGACCAGTAAATTTCATCAATTCACCGATCCAATTAAccagtggattttttttttattttaaaaactctgGAATTTAATAAGATTGCGTAAATGTGATGAAAGCTGCTGAGACAGTCCACTCTCTTAAACTGCAAGTCCATAGATCCCAAATAGAACACACGCTGATCACTGTACAGCATCCACCCATTGTACAGTTCTGATATTAATTGTGTGTATTATTCACATTAATCATAAAGTGTCACTTGTTTCTGTaagtataacttttttttacttttgagaACTTTATTTTCGAGTAAATTCACAAGGTTGACTTGGCCTGAAATGAAGTTCTTTAATATATGTACTTAGTGCATGATAAACAAACTGAACATTTGCGGAAAATTACGTTTTCCTAGTAAATACGACAAATTGTGAAAATAAAGTATGACAAGGGATTTCAAGAGAGTCAATAAACTCACATTTGAAAGTTCATAAAAAATGTATCATACGATCACCAATACCATGGAGTTCAATGGACAGTTAGATGAACAGATTACCTTTTTCTGTCTCTCTTGGTTCACGATCTGGCCGCCTTTCATCGTCTCTGCACTGACAATAATACACTCTAGATCCGGGTCGGTGATAGTGGGGCCAAACATGTCTGTGATGGGCACCACGCGGTGAACAATCTGCGGCTTTACGGTCTCGATGAACTGCACCACTGAGTGGATTCGGTCTGCAGTGGGCTGCATTAACTCTGGTAGGGATTTTTCTGGGGATGAAAATGTtataatatttattgtttacaagGTGACAATTTCAGGAATGGAATTCACTGTCATGAATGACAATATAGATCTTAACCTCCCAAAGTAAAGATCCAAAAAGTTATGCAATGTTCCAAATAATTTTCTGATTGAAAAAAATTAGTGCGacacatttaagaaatgaaagtaatttctCCTCTTTCATGCAATACAAAGTAAGTTGGTACAGTTTATGTATTTACTATAATAAACCTGCAAAGCAATTTATaaaatgagattgatcactgttcgttatcttcacctttcattccttataatcGAATTCAGTTAATCATGTTTTATTTGAGGAATAattctaaaaaataaaatattaatatgaATTTAATATGGCGCAGACCAACAATGCGGCAGCAACAAAATGGAAGCAGAACAGACAAACGTCATTCATAGGGCATCATACAGCTAAATTAAACAGCAACTTTGTACATAGATATAGAGAATGTTGATCAGGTCGAATGAACCAATCAAACTGCATGTTACATGCAAAGTTAAATCATTACAGAATAACTTTGAATTCTCCACACACCTTtcagttatatatacatttcataGTGACTTCATCCTCTGCCAGTAGAATCAACAACACAAATTTCAATTAATAGAGGTATTGAACCaaaaatcgaggcaatgaatcgaatATTGAATCAAGCGTTTATATTGAATAATATCGATATTTCTGTGAATCATTTCAGCCCCACAGTAgtggatacatgtacatgtaagtcagTATTCAGGTTGAAATCCATATCATGACAAACTGgagtcgttaaaacaagtagcAACTGTTTCCATGTCAATGGATGGATGgctgtatattgcttaacgtcccactcgagaatatttcactcgaatggaaacgtcaccattacTGGTGATGCGCTGCAAAATGtagtcctatgctcggcgcttacggcctttgagcagggaaggatctttatcgtaccacacctgctgtgacacgggacctcggtttttactatctgatccgaaggaccgccccatttagtcgcctcttacgacaagcaaggggtactgaggacctattttaacccggatccccacgaaaCTCAATTTGAAGGCACTTACTAAGGTTCATCTCTCCAGTGGTGACACCGACAGTGAGACCGTCGTCTGCCAACAAACATCCCTCCCCCAGGAGAATCTTGTGTCCTACATGTAGCCGATCGAAGGTTCCACCAAGAACCACCTGCCTGTATGTCTGTATGTGTGAAATCTCCTCAAAACTCTGTTCTGGCGTTGAATTTATATCACAAATACTTTGAAACTTTATGTTCTTTTCAATGGGTTGAAATGTGTTCTGGATAAATCTGGTAAGATATTGTTCATTCACAGAAAATTCTGCATTGTTATCCATAAGCACTACTTCTAATTTTGATCTAAGATTATAGCGACATTTTGTTGCATGGTTTTCGCTATTGGTTATATTTCCTAGCAATACGTAAATGTCAATATTTCCACAAATAGAGGCACTGGATGAGTAAATGTCAGTCATCAACATCTGGACATTTTTATCCGGGAGAATCAACCTAGCGGTGGGAGGCTCTGTTTCCTGTTTCGTGCTCCGATTAGGCTGGATGTGCACATACAGCTTACTGGAGATTATCTTCGCTGCACGTGACAGGATGTCTTGTACATTTTTTCTCAGAATCGGAACAGGATGAGTCAGAATTAAAAGTCCAGATTCAAACATGATGGCCTCTCTTTCATCAGAATTCATAGAAATATTAGGGTTCTGTAAAAATGGTAAAAGACAAAATGTGTTTTCAATATGAATAACTCTTTTTTTACTTACTCAATCAAAACAATATATTcattaggggcgagatcaaaagatcgatgttcgataaaaatctaaattcaaatagttagggggaggagggAAAAAATCCCccataagtttctgtcatccgacattgattacACTTCAGTGGAAAAAGCAAAAAGaccacataataatatttatctttcaatgaacatttaatagttttaatgtacaatttcatttgtgaataaacagtagaaaaggtataatACAAAGTGTTAATTATAATCACATgattttacttgttaatcgatcaGGTTCAATGTTCATCATAATTAGTTTTAAAGGTCAAAACTATatgtaaatttagttttttgtcagatatTGAGCCTTTGATCTTGCCCCTTAACATGTGCAATTGAGTTCATTGTTGTATCAAGTATTGGCAGTTCATTAAGTCTGGTTCAAATTAAGTTTTTAAGCTGTTCTGTATTGAACTGGTTTTAGGTTTTTTTCTTTGACATTGTATCTTTTTCTGTAATGAAGAATTAAATTTTATGACATCTCATTACCATAAAAGGTGGATATTGCAAACAAATTGTGTTCTTGGCAGACCAGTAAATTCTTGTAGCTAAAATCTAAATTAATACCAAGCGCAGCAAGCCAGTGCAAAGAAGAAATGTagaaattttattatttactattatgtgaatgctgaaatatttaattattgtgttaaggtggctcattacactTACTAACATTTTATTCAATGGCTCGTTTGACCACCTCATATAAAACACGATTTCACCattgaaagagtgatacaatAAAAAATCTCTTTATTGCTTACGACATACATCTTATCACATGTGTAAACTgtggccccgtgtcacagcaggtgtggcccaataaagatccctccctactcaaaggctgtaagcgctgagcataggcctgaatttgcagcccttcaccggcaatgatgacgtctccataagagtgaaaaattcttgagagggacgttaagcaatgtACAATCATCAGTTATAAATATAGCATTGTACGACAATGTATaaatttaaatatacatatactgtatctattaAAGTTATCTATGGAGAATAGCTTTTAAACAAGAATGTTTTCTCTCAACTTAAGTGCCagacataaatatttccctaaattacaaagttcatGTACATTATGGACACTTAACAATTGCACAAAGAAAATAGATGGATTTTGTcaataatactttttgatatatatatttatgtcaAGTTCCTCATAATGAGGACAAATTTGATTTATCAATACAAAGTGGTATTCGTCCTCTAAGTCATTTTTACAGAATTTACACACTCTATTTTCTCCAAGTATATTGTTATCATGGTTATGGCGGCCtgtttcaatttcaagattGCGAGAAGATAACCTAATGGTTGACTAATATGCCTTAATATCATACATATGAGGTATAGGTTTACAAAGATAATACTGTGATCAATATGCCTAACGTGTTTATAAATAATTGTTCCTAATTTTATGCACTTTACATTAAGAAATTAGTTTTTGttatattaattcatttaatttgtaaaccattttacatccagggaatgtagttttctgattacattgttctctatgactacttttCATAATTCCGATTGGGattggttcaaatttgaaaaatcacaatatttctgaattttggtcatttcatttcaatttcttttgaaaGTACATTGTCCGATACAACTTTTTTctaatatattttgaaaattttagccATAGATTTAAAAGATCTTAACaaataatgttttcaatttttcataaatattttttttatctaaaaaaatagttttaatgccTGTCTGAGTCTTTTTGACATggtttattagatattcatatcatgcatcaaatcacagtgaaatttggactctaaaatctcttatttgcaaagaaatcaccttttttatcattccagaaaaaattacaaaaaaaaaaaaaatagcttgtatcactctttcaaCGGTGAAAGGGGgcctccatggccgagtggttagagcatcgcgctcaaaatcacacagcctctcacctctggtcggcgctggttcgaatcccgctcgcaccggtaagtgagaaagtttcccagtttactttcggaaggtcggtggtctcttcccaggtacattgtatctgggtaatctcttccaccaacaaaaactgggcgccaccagataacagaaaaattgttgagtgtggcagaaaacataaaaacaatcaatcaatcaatcgactGTGAAATCATGCTTTATATGAGACGCTCAAATGAGCTATTAAATCAAAGCTTAGTGCAATGAGCAACCTTAATTGAAACATTATCACATAAATTTTCAGGATAATCACTACCTTGCTGCTAAATAGAGATTTTTTTGTATCCTTCAGTACAATACAGATTTTAcccattttgttttatatcaaatattttaattccaTTGGAATGGTAGAGGCTCTATCAAGCACacatatatttgtgtgtgtttgtggggggggggggggatggagGATCTGAACCCACCACCCCTGGGTTaggtagaaaataaatatatttgtatacactTTCAGTTGTAAAGTACTAAATGTTAGTCCATAGTTTCAATTGAACCCCTAAAAATGCATGGAGTGGAACCCACTTCCCTGGggaaaaatttctggatccactcatatacatgtagctgtgcTCACTCCAATGGTAGCTCTGTCATTTTAATAAGTTGGACATGACAACAATGAATA
It encodes:
- the LOC125665542 gene encoding bifunctional coenzyme A synthase-like isoform X1, whose translation is MIKKNPNISMNSDEREAIMFESGLLILTHPVPILRKNVQDILSRAAKIISSKLYVHIQPNRSTKQETEPPTARLILPDKNVQMLMTDIYSSSASICGNIDIYVLLGNITNSENHATKCRYNLRSKLEVVLMDNNAEFSVNEQYLTRFIQNTFQPIEKNIKFQSICDINSTPEQSFEEISHIQTYRQVVLGGTFDRLHVGHKILLGEGCLLADDGLTVGVTTGEMNLKKSLPELMQPTADRIHSVVQFIETVKPQIVHRVVPITDMFGPTITDPDLECIIVSAETMKGGQIVNQERQKKSYKELDVHTIDLVQDLCHGQYEEAKVSSSSLRKRLLGTVINPVKVNQNIPSSPYVLGVTGGIASGKSAICKRLEKLGAATVDCDKLGHKAYVKGTPGYDKVVSSFGTGILDDRGEVHRRALGAIVFSDETKMQMLNDIVWPEIAKLAQEEVRKYSKEGKTIVVLEAAILLRAGWEDLCHEVWGCVISVQEAIKRLEDRNNLPQEEALKRIKLGTTNEELVSKSNVILCSQWEYEYTQQQVEKAWKLLQDRLPSQMKSNY
- the LOC125665542 gene encoding bifunctional coenzyme A synthase-like isoform X2; this translates as MNSDEREAIMFESGLLILTHPVPILRKNVQDILSRAAKIISSKLYVHIQPNRSTKQETEPPTARLILPDKNVQMLMTDIYSSSASICGNIDIYVLLGNITNSENHATKCRYNLRSKLEVVLMDNNAEFSVNEQYLTRFIQNTFQPIEKNIKFQSICDINSTPEQSFEEISHIQTYRQVVLGGTFDRLHVGHKILLGEGCLLADDGLTVGVTTGEMNLKKSLPELMQPTADRIHSVVQFIETVKPQIVHRVVPITDMFGPTITDPDLECIIVSAETMKGGQIVNQERQKKSYKELDVHTIDLVQDLCHGQYEEAKVSSSSLRKRLLGTVINPVKVNQNIPSSPYVLGVTGGIASGKSAICKRLEKLGAATVDCDKLGHKAYVKGTPGYDKVVSSFGTGILDDRGEVHRRALGAIVFSDETKMQMLNDIVWPEIAKLAQEEVRKYSKEGKTIVVLEAAILLRAGWEDLCHEVWGCVISVQEAIKRLEDRNNLPQEEALKRIKLGTTNEELVSKSNVILCSQWEYEYTQQQVEKAWKLLQDRLPSQMKSNY